One part of the Chryseobacterium sp. 7 genome encodes these proteins:
- a CDS encoding LytR/AlgR family response regulator transcription factor encodes MKIAIIEDELLAVNYLKNLLDTQSIVPVTETVILRSKKQAIDFFEKDSADLIFMDIHLGDGMSLEIFEHVELFTPIIFITAFDEYAMRVFRHFTIDYLLKPFEEEDLHKALQKFISIRNNFDPEPVLKSISSLRQTDDEMMKRFMVREGNKLKSIDEHNTAYFFASGKYLFLTTKDHQTYIYDDTIKDIIQKLNPEIFFKINRKFIINKKAVSEIIKHSSQKVELRLSPEPEVNAEVFISKMQIAECLNWLNS; translated from the coding sequence ATGAAAATTGCCATTATAGAAGATGAGCTGCTGGCTGTGAATTATCTGAAAAACCTTTTAGATACACAGAGCATTGTCCCTGTTACAGAGACTGTTATTCTTCGTTCCAAAAAACAGGCAATCGATTTTTTTGAGAAAGATTCTGCAGACCTTATTTTTATGGATATCCATCTTGGCGATGGAATGAGCCTGGAAATTTTCGAGCATGTGGAACTTTTCACCCCAATTATTTTCATTACTGCATTTGATGAATATGCCATGAGGGTTTTCAGGCATTTCACTATTGATTATCTTCTGAAACCTTTTGAAGAAGAAGATTTACATAAAGCTTTACAGAAATTTATCTCCATAAGAAACAATTTTGATCCCGAACCGGTTCTTAAATCCATCTCTTCATTAAGACAGACGGATGATGAGATGATGAAACGTTTTATGGTAAGAGAAGGGAATAAACTCAAATCTATAGACGAGCATAACACGGCTTACTTTTTCGCCTCAGGAAAATATCTTTTTCTGACCACAAAAGACCATCAGACCTATATTTATGATGATACCATTAAAGATATTATTCAGAAGCTGAATCCTGAAATTTTCTTTAAAATAAACCGTAAGTTTATCATTAATAAAAAAGCCGTTTCTGAGATTATTAAACATTCCAGTCAGAAAGTAGAACTTAGGCTTTCTCCGGAACCGGAAGTGAATGCAGAAGTTTTTATCAGTAAAATGCAGATTGCTGAATGCCTGAACTGGCTGAATAGTTAA
- a CDS encoding RagB/SusD family nutrient uptake outer membrane protein has product MRKITTIIALTAISLINIGCDRFLDIQPEGKVIPVTAEDYRQVLTSAYSKYPVHKSLVALRTDEVNIDDNGVDFVSYREMAMWKDSNNDPTSNEFPWLRFYSVNFYLNQIINEGSKTMQDSPEKNQILAEAYALRAYLYFDLVNLYGKPYNSATASTDRGVPINLEIDLEQVLKPSSVQEVYNQIHADLKKAEELMVEQKQALGVNYRFSKTALFAFEARTALYEGDWNKALNYADQVLAVKSDLSNLNTTNTVPNHYASPESIMALDNTWDNSIKNLCFASPELISSYNTTADKRFGMYFEKNGSKYKVTKGGSLEFKVSFRTAEQYFIKSEALLKLNKLAEAKETLLKVLKKRYTPDGYTSVQNAVSSMESTALMNFILDERFREFALEGQRWFDLRRANQKKISHTISGKEYILQQNDPRYTIEYPMSAKKNNPNL; this is encoded by the coding sequence ATGAGAAAAATTACAACAATCATAGCACTTACAGCAATTAGCCTTATCAATATAGGATGTGACAGGTTTTTAGATATTCAGCCTGAAGGAAAAGTTATTCCTGTTACCGCTGAAGATTATCGACAGGTACTTACATCTGCTTATTCAAAATATCCGGTTCACAAATCGCTGGTAGCACTTCGTACCGATGAGGTGAATATTGATGACAATGGAGTAGATTTTGTTTCTTATCGTGAAATGGCAATGTGGAAAGATTCAAATAACGACCCAACTTCTAATGAATTTCCTTGGCTAAGGTTTTATTCTGTTAATTTCTACCTGAACCAGATTATCAATGAAGGAAGCAAAACAATGCAGGATTCTCCGGAGAAGAATCAGATTTTAGCAGAAGCGTATGCCCTTCGTGCTTACCTGTATTTTGATTTGGTGAATTTATACGGAAAACCGTACAACAGTGCTACAGCTTCTACAGATAGAGGAGTTCCTATTAATCTAGAAATTGATCTTGAACAGGTATTGAAGCCATCATCCGTACAGGAAGTATACAATCAGATCCATGCAGATCTTAAAAAAGCAGAGGAATTGATGGTTGAGCAAAAGCAGGCATTGGGAGTTAATTACAGATTCTCTAAAACAGCATTGTTTGCTTTTGAAGCAAGAACAGCCCTATACGAAGGAGACTGGAACAAAGCTTTAAATTATGCAGATCAGGTGCTGGCAGTAAAAAGTGATTTGAGCAATCTGAATACCACAAATACAGTTCCTAACCATTATGCTTCTCCGGAATCTATTATGGCCCTGGATAATACGTGGGATAATTCTATCAAAAACTTATGTTTTGCATCTCCTGAACTGATTTCTTCATACAATACTACCGCAGATAAAAGGTTTGGCATGTATTTTGAAAAGAATGGAAGTAAGTATAAAGTCACCAAAGGAGGAAGTTTAGAATTCAAAGTGTCTTTCAGAACAGCAGAGCAGTACTTTATAAAATCTGAAGCATTGCTAAAGTTGAATAAACTGGCTGAAGCTAAGGAAACACTTCTGAAAGTCTTAAAAAAAAGATATACTCCGGACGGATACACTTCAGTGCAAAATGCAGTATCTTCAATGGAATCTACAGCATTGATGAACTTTATTCTGGATGAAAGATTCAGAGAATTTGCTTTGGAAGGACAAAGATGGTTCGACCTGAGAAGAGCGAATCAGAAAAAAATAAGCCACACCATCAGTGGCAAAGAGTATATTCTTCAGCAGAATGATCCGCGATATACCATTGAGTATCCAATGAGTGCGAAGAAGAATAACCCTAATTTATAA
- a CDS encoding SusC/RagA family TonB-linked outer membrane protein: protein MKKTLILLPLLAANIAMAQQKKTITGKIEDGNTSHIITGASIKIETQSVSTKTELEGIIESVSVGTVTDKDGKFILEIPADTKTVSVSYPGYESRVIQLNEGQTNYTIRLTSEVTDKNKIQEVIITGYQKIEKRKQTSAVSTVKMDNISQAGVASVDQMLAGQIAGVAVTPETGAPGSPAKIRIRGTASLSGPQDPLWVIDGLPLEGNDVPNFTDKDNIDQLQNFSIAGLNPNDIEDITILKDAAATAIYGARAANGVISITTKKGKKGSLKLNFSADTFVTSRPDFDKLNLLNASEKVDLELMLAKRADLIYRADKGEVMRILTQNSQLDAFRNGGFDALNSFTRQQINGLRNNNTDWGKLLYRNAINKQYGLSVSGGSDRADYYFSLGYYDEEGTTIGTGFKRYNLTLKNNYKLSDKLNAGISIFGTQSERTSFVTDADASINPINYSRNANPYLKPFNADGSYNYDRDIDGFEDLYVPFNFLEERENTSYSLKNNSLKAILDLEYKTSKSLRFTSQLGIQYDANKTEKFAGQNTYSTRKMREGTRYYKDGKYNYFLPAGAVKQNWDNDFFQYNWKLQAAYSTKINSKHEIDLMAGTEIRKTEDNTTITRAFGYDPTSRRGTAIVFPNSDFASDKKYETYRENPPIENAYASMFATASYTYDQKYTFFGSVRYDGTNLFGVNKKYKYLPIWAVSGSWLVTKENFMKNITAVSNLRLRASYGLQGNIDRNTSPFFIGEYNDATILPGVKEGVITVISPPNDKLRWEKTTNTNLGLDLGLFNNRVSLTADVYSRKGTDMISMRETPLETGFEYTMMNWGSLTNKGFELALSTRNINHDNFKWTTTINFAHNKSRVLSEQPRDNSFLPSREGLPVNAVFALKTAGMDEHGNPLFWKGDQKISAAEFFKLYDVYADFLPGQLVDTKLSSAELRNLFTYVGDRDPKFTGGIINTFKISNFDLTISATFNLKQTVMRTPSYRGMDLDRGRNYTRDIYQAGGSLPGITSPDMDANPDGWMANKWFAGNSSNAYSLLDIWAKEISYIRISSIRLGYTLPKEFTNPMGISSLRLSVEGRNLFVFSNGYSGYFDPETYGNIYAQPITKSVTVGFNVSF, encoded by the coding sequence ATGAAAAAAACTCTAATACTTTTACCTCTTTTGGCTGCTAATATAGCAATGGCCCAGCAAAAGAAAACCATCACCGGAAAAATAGAAGACGGAAATACTTCTCATATCATTACCGGTGCTTCTATAAAAATTGAGACACAGTCGGTCTCTACAAAAACAGAATTAGAAGGAATTATCGAAAGTGTATCAGTAGGTACAGTAACCGATAAGGACGGGAAATTTATACTAGAAATTCCAGCCGATACAAAAACCGTATCGGTAAGTTATCCAGGATATGAATCCAGAGTGATTCAGCTTAATGAAGGACAGACAAACTATACTATCAGATTAACTTCTGAGGTAACAGATAAAAATAAAATTCAGGAAGTAATCATCACCGGTTACCAGAAAATTGAAAAGCGTAAGCAGACTTCAGCGGTTTCTACAGTAAAAATGGACAACATCAGCCAGGCTGGTGTTGCCAGTGTAGACCAAATGCTGGCAGGGCAGATTGCTGGTGTGGCAGTAACTCCCGAAACCGGTGCTCCCGGTAGTCCGGCGAAGATCAGAATCAGAGGTACAGCTTCTCTTTCCGGTCCTCAGGATCCGCTATGGGTAATCGATGGCCTTCCGTTAGAAGGAAATGATGTTCCTAATTTTACTGATAAAGACAATATTGACCAGCTTCAGAACTTCTCTATTGCAGGGCTTAACCCTAACGATATTGAAGATATTACCATCCTTAAAGATGCCGCTGCAACTGCTATTTATGGAGCAAGAGCAGCAAACGGAGTAATTTCCATTACCACTAAAAAAGGAAAGAAAGGAAGTTTAAAACTGAACTTTTCAGCTGATACCTTCGTGACATCACGCCCTGATTTTGATAAACTGAATCTTTTAAATGCTTCTGAAAAAGTAGACCTGGAACTGATGCTTGCCAAGCGTGCAGATCTTATTTACCGGGCAGATAAAGGAGAAGTGATGAGAATTCTGACTCAGAACAGTCAGCTTGATGCTTTCAGAAACGGAGGTTTCGATGCGCTGAATTCATTCACACGCCAACAAATTAACGGTTTAAGAAATAACAATACAGACTGGGGCAAACTGTTGTACAGAAATGCCATCAACAAACAATACGGATTAAGTGTTTCCGGAGGTAGTGACCGCGCAGATTACTATTTCTCCCTGGGATACTATGATGAAGAAGGAACAACTATTGGTACAGGGTTTAAACGTTATAACCTGACTTTAAAAAACAATTATAAATTAAGCGATAAGTTAAATGCAGGAATCTCTATTTTCGGAACACAAAGCGAACGTACATCTTTTGTAACGGATGCTGATGCTTCAATCAATCCTATTAATTATTCAAGAAACGCCAATCCTTACCTGAAGCCTTTTAATGCGGACGGAAGCTATAATTATGATAGAGATATAGACGGTTTTGAGGATTTATATGTTCCTTTCAACTTCCTTGAAGAAAGAGAAAATACCAGCTATTCTCTAAAAAATAATTCTCTGAAAGCGATTTTAGATTTAGAATATAAAACTTCAAAAAGTTTAAGATTTACCTCTCAGTTAGGTATTCAGTATGATGCTAATAAAACTGAGAAATTTGCAGGACAGAACACTTATTCCACCCGAAAAATGAGAGAAGGTACCCGTTACTATAAAGACGGTAAGTACAATTACTTTTTACCTGCAGGTGCTGTAAAGCAAAACTGGGATAATGATTTCTTTCAATACAACTGGAAGTTGCAGGCGGCATACAGCACGAAAATCAATTCAAAACACGAAATTGATTTGATGGCAGGAACAGAAATCCGCAAAACAGAGGATAATACAACCATCACAAGAGCCTTTGGATATGATCCCACTTCAAGAAGAGGTACGGCCATTGTGTTCCCGAATTCAGATTTCGCATCCGATAAAAAATATGAAACTTATCGTGAAAACCCGCCAATAGAGAATGCTTACGCTTCTATGTTTGCTACAGCATCTTATACTTATGATCAGAAATATACATTCTTCGGAAGTGTAAGATATGACGGAACCAACCTGTTTGGGGTGAATAAAAAGTATAAATACCTTCCAATCTGGGCAGTTTCAGGATCATGGCTGGTAACGAAGGAGAACTTTATGAAAAATATTACTGCCGTATCTAACCTTAGATTGAGAGCATCTTATGGTCTTCAAGGGAATATCGACAGAAATACTTCACCATTCTTTATTGGAGAATATAATGATGCAACAATTCTTCCAGGTGTAAAAGAAGGAGTTATTACTGTAATAAGTCCTCCAAACGATAAATTAAGATGGGAGAAAACTACCAACACGAACCTTGGCCTTGATTTAGGATTGTTCAATAACCGTGTGAGCCTTACTGCTGATGTTTACAGCAGAAAAGGAACAGATATGATCAGCATGAGAGAAACCCCTCTTGAGACAGGGTTTGAATATACCATGATGAACTGGGGAAGCTTGACCAATAAAGGTTTTGAATTGGCATTATCTACCAGAAACATTAATCATGATAATTTCAAATGGACTACTACCATCAACTTTGCACACAACAAGAGTAGAGTATTGAGCGAGCAGCCTCGTGATAACTCGTTCCTTCCTTCAAGAGAAGGTCTGCCTGTGAATGCTGTTTTTGCTTTGAAAACTGCCGGAATGGATGAACACGGAAACCCATTATTCTGGAAAGGAGATCAAAAAATATCAGCAGCAGAATTCTTTAAGTTATATGACGTATATGCGGATTTCCTTCCGGGGCAGCTTGTAGACACAAAACTTTCAAGTGCTGAACTAAGAAACCTGTTTACTTATGTAGGAGACAGAGATCCGAAGTTTACTGGAGGTATTATCAACACATTTAAGATAAGTAATTTTGATCTTACCATCTCTGCAACATTCAATCTGAAGCAGACCGTAATGAGAACACCTTCTTACCGGGGTATGGATCTGGATAGAGGAAGAAACTACACAAGAGACATCTATCAGGCAGGAGGTTCGCTTCCGGGTATCACAAGTCCTGATATGGACGCTAATCCGGACGGATGGATGGCGAATAAATGGTTTGCAGGAAACAGTTCCAATGCATATAGTTTACTTGATATATGGGCAAAAGAGATCAGCTATATAAGAATCAGCAGCATCCGTTTAGGGTATACACTGCCTAAAGAATTTACAAATCCTATGGGGATTTCCAGTTTGAGACTGAGTGTTGAAGGACGTAATCTGTTTGTATTCAGTAACGGATATAGCGGGTACTTTGATCCGGAGACCTATGGTAATATTTATGCACAGCCTATCACCAAGTCAGTAACCGTAGGATTTAATGTTTCTTTTTAA